TCTGTCACGACACGGCGTATGTGAAAAAACATATCTTGAATCTGAAAAATCTCTCGAAGAAGATCGATCTCTATCTGATCGTGCCTGAAGACACCGATCCGGATATTTTTCCCATTAGATGCTACAAACTTCATCCAGACATGAAGGAGTTCATGGATCCGCGAAACACGGACGGGTCAGGGACCGAACCGGAATTCGAACTAACTATTCATGCAGACCGTCAGGACACACTGATCATCGGAAAACTGGAAGGAAGGGAGATCGGCATCTTTTCAGCAGGTAATCCGTCGGTATCTATCCTGGTAAAATATCTGCTCAAAAACATCATACCTTTAACGAAAGAGACTGTACCAGAACAGAATGATTCGTCCGCATGACAAGAAAAGTTATGTATGATAACATGTGACATGTTAACCACTCTCATATTTTATATATTTGCAGGGTCAATAAACCCGGTGTAAAATTTCTGTGAACCGGGACGTGGTGGTTTGTCCTGCATCCACACCCTGGTTTCCGATTTTCTGATGGAGAATCTATATTTATGATTGACACCGGATCTGTTGCCTGGGTACTTGCTTCAACTGCCCTTGTACTTTTAATGACGCCAGCCCTAGGTCTCTTCTACGGCGGCATGGTTCGCAAAAAGAACTTTATATCTGTATTGATGCTTGTATTCGCATCACTCATGATCGTGATCATCCAGTGGTTCCTGCTAGGATACTCGCTGGTGTTTGGAACCGACATGCTGGTGATCGGCGGTCTCGAACATCTCGGTTTGGCCGGAGTCGGTTATGGGACTGAACTCGGACTTCAGATCCCCGACATGTTGTTTGCCGCATTCCAGATGACGTTTGCCGGACTCACGCTCGCGATCATCGTCTCAGGTGTTGCCGAACGCGTGAAATTCGGCGCGTTCCTGCTATTCGGGGTTCTCTGGACAACATTCGTCTATGATCCGATCGCCCACTGGCTTTGGGGAGGAGGCTGGCTCCAGCAGCTCGGCGCCCTTGATTTCGCCGGAGGGACCGTCGTTCATATCAGTGCAGGATTCAGCGCACTCGCACTCGCCATCTATATTGGTAAAAGATCAGGGTTCGGTTCATACCACTTGAACCCCCAGAACATTCCTCTCACATTCTTCGCCGGCGGCGTTCTTCTGTTCGGCTGGATGGGATTCAACGGGGGCAGCGCTCTTGCCGCGAATGATGTCGCCATCCATGCGATCATGGTAACGCTGATCTCCGCCGCCGCGGGAACGATCTCCTGGATGATCGCAAACTGGCGGCATGGTAAACCCAGCTCGCTTGGGTTCATCTCAGGAACGATCGCCGGTCTTGGAGCGATCACTCCTGCTGCAGGATACGTCAATATGTGGGCTGCCCTCCTTATTGGAGCAGTTGCCGGAATTCTTTGTTACTACGCCCTTATCTGGAGAGTCAAGAAAGGATTCGACGAAAGTCTCGATGCCTGGTCTATCCATGGTGTCGGCGGATTCTGGGGAACCATCGCCTGCGGTATTTTCGCTACCGCCGCAGTCGGAGGAGCATCCGGACTCATTGAAGGAAATGCCTATCAGCTCGGGATCCAGATCGTCGACGCATGCGTGACTGCGGTGTTTGCCTTCGGTATGACCTATCTCCTTGCCTGGATCGTGGACAAAACGGTCGGTCTGCGGGTCTCCGAAGACGAGGAGTATATCGGACTGGACCTCACGCTGCACGGCGAGATGGTCAGATAAAAATTCCTAATATCCAGTAATCTTTTTTTTAGCAGGATTTCCCTGCGTAATTATCCATACCCCTATTAGGTATCACACCAAAATACTGGATTATCTATTCACTATTCGAAGAGTTCTTCGTAAGCTTCTGACAGTGAAATATATCCAACAAAAGGAACGACCATGACCCAGCACGAGAGATCAGTTGAAGAGAGCAGTATGATAAAAAAACAGCCGGCACTTCTCTGGAGCGATGGGAAAACCACCGAGATCGGCGATATTGTAGCATGCGAAGAGGAGATCGTTCTGTATTTGAACGGTCAGGATTTTCTGCACATCGTCGCAAGCAGCGATATGCTCGAGGAGTTTGGAGCTGGATTTTTTATTGCCGCAGGGATCGCCAAAAAAATACGTTCCGTCAGGGTCGACGGCAGAAACGTATTCGTCGAGGCAGAGGTTTATCCAGACATGAATGCCCGCGAAGGATTCACTCCTGCAGAAAAAAAGGGACATGTCACTTCAAAGATCATCATACAGCCGGAGGACATATTTGCCGTTCGCGAGGCTATGAACGTGGATGTCTGGAGACAGACCGGCGGTCTCCACTGTGCCGCATTATGGCATGATCACAAGATCATTGCCGTATCGAGTGATATCGGGAGACACAATGCCGTTGACAAACTCATCGGAGTCATGACTCTGCAGGGAATAGCGCCGGGCGAGTGTGTTCTTGGATGTACGGGCAGACAGCCGAAAGGGATGGTAATGAAGGCGGTGAATGCCGGGATCCCGGTGATCGTCGGCAGGACCGCAGTCACCTACCCCGGAGCGATGCTCGCAAAAGAAGAGGGCGTTACCCTGATCGGCTTCACCCGGGAAAACCGGTTTACCGTGTACTCGCACCCGGAAAGGATCACCGGGTTTCCTACAGATGAACCGAAGTGTGAAACCGACAACGAGGATGAGACCCGGCTTTCCAGGTGGCAGTATGACAACGGGACGGTGGTCAGATCCGTTGATCCAGTGGTTGCCGAGGATACGGTAACGCTGTATCTAAACGGAGAAAAATTTTTGGAGAATGTTGCGACCATGGAATCACTCCGCGAACTCGGCATCGGATTTTTTGTTGCCGCAGGGATCGCCAAAAAAATCCAATCGGTCAAAGTCCTGGGATCGGACATTTTTGTGGAGGCAGAAGATACCGCAGAGATCAGCGGCCAAATGGAATCGGCCGGAGGATTTTGTCCGCAGGAATCATTGGTCTGTGTAACCGGCGAAGGTCTGATCACCCCGGAAGAAATATTTGCGGTACGGGAACAACTCAACACCGAGCAGTGGGACAAAACAGGGGCACTGCACTGCGCAGTCCTGTATCATAAGGGAAAAGTGGTTTTCTCCGCGAGCGACATAGGACGGCACAATGTTGTGGACAAGGTCATCGGGTACATGACCCAAAACCATCTGCCTGCAGGCGAATGTGTCCTCGGATGTACCGGCCGCATGCCGCAGGGGATGGTAGTCAAAGCGGCAAATGCCGGGATACCGATCATCGTGTCGCGTGCGGCCGCAACCTCCAAAGGAGCATCTCTTGCGGAAAAATCAGGGATCACACTCATCTGTTTCACCCGACCGCCCAGGTTCACCGTCTACTCGCATCCTGAACGGATCATTGGACTCAGGAACGGGAACGATGTCTAAACCCCGTCTTTCCGATTCCGGGATGTCTCTTTTCATCTGATTCACGGCAATACCGCACACAATCAGATGCTATTTATTCCCTCACGGAAAACAAATACATCATGACTGTTACACCAAAAGATGCACTTTTGCGCTATCATCTCGCCGAGCGGCTCAAACTCGACATCATGATGATCGCCCACCAGTTTGTGACCATTCCTTCCCTCAAAAAAGAGGATAAGGCCGGCGCAAAAACCATATTGATCGCCCTGACCGACGTTCTCGCAGCCGACTGCGAAGCTGCCGCAAAACAGACCGGGGCAGAAGAGTTCAACCAGTCAGCAGCCGTTTTGCTTGCCGTCATAGGTCTTGCCGAGTCGAACCAGTTCGGCCTTGCATCCGACAAATCAGGCGAGGCGATGACCCCGATAACAACCGTTGCCGCCGGAGCATATGCGGTATTGAACGAACATGGACTTATCTGAATTCCAGAACTTCCTTGCGACCCGTTACTCGGTCCGCGAGTATGAACTCGACTGTCTCAACGAAGAGGAGAAGGACTACCTTCTCCAGGCCGCATCATCCGCCCCGTCTGCAGGTAATCTTGAGGCATGGGATGTTATCTTCGTGACCGATCCCGGCCAGCTCGAACTTCTCGGAGACGCTGCCGGAAACCAGCATCAGATCCCGGACGCAGGCTCAGCTATTGTTATCTGCGCAAATTATGTCCGGTCGATGTCAAGATATGCGGACAGGGGCATCCTCTTTGCCGTACAGGATGCGACGATCGCAGCCACGTACATGATGCTCGCCGCCCACGCACTTCGCCTGCACACCTGCTGGATCGGAGCATTCGATGAGGAGGAGGTCAAGGGAGCACTGGATCTTCCCCAACATATCCGGCCTGTCGTTATCCTCT
This region of Methanocorpusculum sp. genomic DNA includes:
- a CDS encoding ammonium transporter, translated to MIDTGSVAWVLASTALVLLMTPALGLFYGGMVRKKNFISVLMLVFASLMIVIIQWFLLGYSLVFGTDMLVIGGLEHLGLAGVGYGTELGLQIPDMLFAAFQMTFAGLTLAIIVSGVAERVKFGAFLLFGVLWTTFVYDPIAHWLWGGGWLQQLGALDFAGGTVVHISAGFSALALAIYIGKRSGFGSYHLNPQNIPLTFFAGGVLLFGWMGFNGGSALAANDVAIHAIMVTLISAAAGTISWMIANWRHGKPSSLGFISGTIAGLGAITPAAGYVNMWAALLIGAVAGILCYYALIWRVKKGFDESLDAWSIHGVGGFWGTIACGIFATAAVGGASGLIEGNAYQLGIQIVDACVTAVFAFGMTYLLAWIVDKTVGLRVSEDEEYIGLDLTLHGEMVR
- the fdhD gene encoding formate dehydrogenase accessory sulfurtransferase FdhD yields the protein MIKKQPALLWSDGKTTEIGDIVACEEEIVLYLNGQDFLHIVASSDMLEEFGAGFFIAAGIAKKIRSVRVDGRNVFVEAEVYPDMNAREGFTPAEKKGHVTSKIIIQPEDIFAVREAMNVDVWRQTGGLHCAALWHDHKIIAVSSDIGRHNAVDKLIGVMTLQGIAPGECVLGCTGRQPKGMVMKAVNAGIPVIVGRTAVTYPGAMLAKEEGVTLIGFTRENRFTVYSHPERITGFPTDEPKCETDNEDETRLSRWQYDNGTVVRSVDPVVAEDTVTLYLNGEKFLENVATMESLRELGIGFFVAAGIAKKIQSVKVLGSDIFVEAEDTAEISGQMESAGGFCPQESLVCVTGEGLITPEEIFAVREQLNTEQWDKTGALHCAVLYHKGKVVFSASDIGRHNVVDKVIGYMTQNHLPAGECVLGCTGRMPQGMVVKAANAGIPIIVSRAAATSKGASLAEKSGITLICFTRPPRFTVYSHPERIIGLRNGNDV
- a CDS encoding nitroreductase family protein, with the translated sequence MDLSEFQNFLATRYSVREYELDCLNEEEKDYLLQAASSAPSAGNLEAWDVIFVTDPGQLELLGDAAGNQHQIPDAGSAIVICANYVRSMSRYADRGILFAVQDATIAATYMMLAAHALRLHTCWIGAFDEEEVKGALDLPQHIRPVVILSIGRGMPPESHPERMDPEGHAHYDIW